One Serinicoccus chungangensis genomic window carries:
- a CDS encoding YihY/virulence factor BrkB family protein, whose amino-acid sequence MSRTEADRRTAQLDAPDPEHEDKPDSPAEMTGPAWRYTAGKAFREFLDDECTDLAAALTYYAVLAIFPALIAIFSLLGLVGQSQQVVTTVMPVLSGVLGESGASTLEPVVQSLATSPGAGLALVIGLATALWSASGYVTAFSRAMNRVYEIEEGRPVWKLRPVMLLITLVMVVMVVLVALMLILSGPVAEAVGQAVGLGSTVVTVWQFAKWPVVLVLVMLVVAMLFYSTPNVKQPTFRWLSIGAALAIVVWILVSVAFGFYIANFSSYGATYGSFAGVIIFLLYLWITNLALLLGAEVDAELERSRQLIAGIEAEEDIQLPPRDDTKIIAAQEKEQADQDKARALRRSGGDTTDPDA is encoded by the coding sequence GTGAGCCGGACCGAGGCGGACCGTCGGACCGCGCAGCTGGACGCGCCGGACCCGGAGCACGAGGACAAGCCGGACTCGCCCGCCGAGATGACCGGTCCGGCCTGGAGGTACACCGCCGGGAAGGCGTTCCGGGAGTTCCTGGACGACGAGTGCACCGACCTCGCCGCGGCGCTGACCTACTACGCCGTGCTGGCGATCTTCCCGGCGCTCATCGCGATCTTCTCCCTGCTGGGCCTGGTCGGTCAGAGCCAGCAGGTCGTCACCACCGTCATGCCCGTGCTCAGCGGCGTGCTCGGCGAGTCCGGTGCCTCCACCCTCGAGCCGGTGGTCCAGTCGCTGGCCACCTCGCCCGGCGCCGGGCTCGCCCTGGTCATCGGTCTGGCCACCGCGCTGTGGTCGGCCTCGGGGTACGTCACCGCCTTCAGCCGCGCGATGAACCGGGTCTACGAGATCGAGGAGGGACGGCCGGTCTGGAAGCTGCGCCCCGTCATGCTCCTCATCACCCTGGTCATGGTGGTCATGGTGGTCCTCGTCGCCCTGATGCTGATCCTGTCGGGGCCGGTCGCCGAGGCGGTCGGACAGGCCGTGGGGCTGGGGTCCACGGTGGTCACGGTGTGGCAGTTCGCCAAGTGGCCCGTGGTGCTCGTGCTGGTCATGCTCGTGGTCGCGATGCTGTTCTACAGCACGCCCAACGTGAAGCAGCCGACGTTCCGGTGGCTGAGCATCGGTGCCGCCCTGGCGATCGTCGTCTGGATCCTGGTGTCGGTCGCCTTCGGCTTCTACATCGCCAACTTCTCCAGCTACGGCGCGACCTACGGCTCCTTCGCAGGCGTCATCATCTTCCTGCTCTACCTGTGGATCACCAACCTCGCGCTGCTCCTCGGGGCGGAGGTCGACGCCGAGCTGGAACGCTCCCGTCAGCTCATCGCCGGCATCGAGGCCGAGGAGGACATCCAGCTGCCCCCGCGCGACGACACCAAGATCATCGCCGCCCAGGAGAAGGAGCAGGCCGACCAGGACAAGGCGCGCGCGCTGCGGCGCAGCGGCGGGGACACCACCGACCCCGACGCCTGA
- a CDS encoding YihY/virulence factor BrkB family protein: MTVVDVTFRRRLRRAIAPVPGAVPAVRLTAETAVVAFRYRATGLAAEAAFFTLLSLPPLLVALVAGAGFASEWLGPQTLARMSSALEQWTLTFLTPQAVDQVIMPTFEQTLSARRGDYLSVGFLIALWSGSRALHIFLDAISIMYGQGGDRGPVGARVLSLTAYLASTVVMGLTLPLLLIGPGYLLRWLPPRLDLLVELYWPFVGLLGLVSLTGLFHVATPARSPFWRDLPGALLTILLWVVSSLLIRRWAEMAAGGFSVFGPLTAPIILMVYLYFLSFAVLVGASLNAAIRRLWPPPEYRGPRARVHEWWEERRSTREARVRARRTELAADAPTDDEEADRIAAMDGIPGPR, encoded by the coding sequence GTGACTGTGGTGGACGTGACGTTCCGGCGCCGTCTGCGCCGGGCCATCGCGCCCGTGCCGGGGGCGGTGCCTGCCGTGCGACTGACCGCCGAGACGGCCGTCGTGGCCTTCCGCTACCGCGCCACGGGGCTCGCCGCCGAGGCCGCCTTCTTCACCCTGCTGTCGCTGCCGCCGCTGCTCGTCGCCCTCGTCGCCGGCGCGGGTTTCGCCTCCGAGTGGCTCGGGCCGCAGACGCTGGCGCGGATGAGCAGCGCTCTCGAGCAGTGGACCCTGACCTTCCTCACTCCGCAGGCCGTGGACCAGGTCATCATGCCGACCTTCGAGCAGACCCTCAGCGCCCGGCGCGGGGACTACCTGTCCGTCGGGTTCCTCATCGCCCTGTGGTCGGGGTCGCGGGCGCTGCACATCTTCCTCGACGCCATCTCGATCATGTACGGCCAGGGTGGGGACCGCGGACCGGTCGGCGCGCGCGTGCTCTCGCTCACGGCATACCTCGCCTCGACGGTCGTCATGGGGCTGACCCTGCCGCTGCTGCTCATCGGGCCGGGCTACCTGCTGCGCTGGCTGCCGCCCCGGCTGGACCTGCTCGTCGAGCTGTACTGGCCCTTCGTCGGCCTCCTGGGCCTCGTCAGCCTCACCGGGCTCTTCCACGTCGCGACCCCCGCCCGCTCGCCGTTCTGGCGGGACCTGCCGGGGGCGCTGCTGACGATCCTCCTGTGGGTGGTGAGCTCCCTGCTCATCCGGCGCTGGGCCGAGATGGCGGCCGGTGGCTTCTCGGTCTTCGGTCCGCTGACCGCCCCGATCATCCTCATGGTCTACCTCTACTTCCTGTCCTTCGCCGTGCTCGTCGGCGCCTCCCTCAACGCCGCGATCCGTCGGCTGTGGCCGCCGCCCGAGTACCGCGGGCCGAGGGCGCGGGTCCACGAGTGGTGGGAGGAGCGCAGGTCGACCCGGGAGGCCCGCGTCCGGGCGCGCCGGACCGAGCTCGCCGCGGACGCCCCGACCGACGACGAGGAGGCAGACCGGATCGCCGCCATGGACGGCATACCGGGGCCGCGCTGA
- a CDS encoding SAM-dependent methyltransferase codes for MVARPVPADWLALRRRADHRAREDALDLLEQLTDHLRALRADELVVVDVGAGTGSNQAWLAPRLPGRQRWVLVDHDADLLGVGSAAEADDRVTTDRAVATVDDLHSLVPQDGAVLLTCAALLDLLSAVEIETLADVVAPSGRPGAAALLSLSVTGEVSLEPAHPADAAVAAAFDAHQRREGRPGPDAAEAMARALRRRGAHVELRATDWVLGAEDGPLLTRYLNDRGSVAVEHDPDLAPLVREWLDERARQLQDGVLRARIGHLDLLSLPLSGVDDAAGAAAPGR; via the coding sequence GTGGTAGCCCGTCCCGTCCCGGCCGACTGGCTGGCGCTGCGGCGCCGTGCCGACCACCGTGCTCGCGAGGACGCCCTCGACCTGCTGGAGCAGCTGACCGATCACCTGCGTGCCCTCCGGGCCGACGAGCTGGTGGTGGTCGACGTGGGAGCAGGCACCGGCTCCAACCAGGCCTGGCTCGCGCCGCGCCTGCCCGGACGCCAGCGGTGGGTCCTCGTCGACCACGACGCCGACCTCCTCGGGGTCGGGTCGGCAGCGGAGGCCGACGACCGCGTCACGACCGACCGCGCCGTGGCGACGGTGGACGACCTGCACTCCCTCGTCCCGCAGGACGGGGCGGTCCTGCTGACCTGCGCAGCGCTGCTCGACCTGCTGTCCGCCGTGGAGATCGAGACGCTGGCCGACGTGGTCGCGCCCTCCGGCCGACCCGGTGCCGCGGCCCTGCTCAGCCTCAGCGTCACCGGTGAGGTCTCGCTCGAGCCCGCCCACCCCGCCGACGCCGCCGTCGCGGCCGCCTTCGACGCCCACCAGCGGCGGGAGGGGCGGCCCGGCCCGGACGCGGCGGAGGCCATGGCTCGTGCCCTGCGCCGGCGTGGCGCCCACGTCGAGCTCCGGGCGACGGACTGGGTCCTGGGCGCGGAGGACGGCCCGCTGCTCACCCGCTACCTCAACGACCGCGGCTCGGTGGCGGTCGAGCACGACCCCGACCTGGCGCCGCTGGTGCGCGAGTGGCTCGACGAACGCGCGCGACAGCTGCAGGACGGCGTGCTGCGCGCGCGCATCGGCCACCTCGACCTGCTGAGCCTGCCGCTGTCGGGGGTCGACGATGCTGCCGGGGCGGCGGCACCGGGGCGGTGA
- a CDS encoding TetR/AcrR family transcriptional regulator, with translation MSVDGARDDTGTRRRLDRDRIIDVALVAIEAHGVEQMSMRSLGRDLGVEAMALYRYVSGREDLLEAVVARLLDGLAERVETAGASSWQEYLQHLAHEIRDVALRHPSAFPLVVSRHPATPWLRPPLRDIQTVEHLLAMLTRYGFDEERAVDTYKAFTSFLVGHLLLEVSMYTENVSAMAEPMNEGSADIPEQDTPADVQGAPHVLRMRERLSEDRGAEEFEIGLETLLDRIEQSVSH, from the coding sequence ATGAGCGTGGACGGCGCCCGGGACGACACCGGCACGCGACGGCGGCTGGACCGTGACCGGATCATCGACGTGGCGCTGGTCGCGATCGAGGCGCACGGCGTGGAGCAGATGTCCATGCGCAGCCTGGGGCGCGATCTCGGGGTCGAGGCGATGGCGCTGTACCGCTACGTGTCCGGGCGGGAGGACCTGCTCGAGGCGGTGGTGGCACGTCTGCTCGACGGTCTGGCCGAGCGAGTCGAGACCGCGGGGGCGAGCAGCTGGCAGGAGTACCTGCAGCACCTGGCCCACGAGATCCGCGACGTCGCCCTGCGGCACCCCTCGGCCTTCCCGCTCGTCGTCTCGCGCCACCCCGCCACGCCCTGGCTGCGTCCGCCCCTGCGCGACATCCAGACGGTCGAGCACCTCCTGGCCATGCTCACCCGCTACGGCTTCGACGAGGAGCGTGCGGTCGACACCTACAAGGCGTTCACCAGCTTCCTCGTGGGTCACCTGCTCCTCGAGGTGTCGATGTACACCGAGAACGTCAGTGCCATGGCTGAACCGATGAACGAGGGCAGCGCCGACATCCCTGAGCAGGACACCCCGGCCGACGTCCAGGGTGCCCCGCACGTGCTGCGGATGAGGGAGCGGCTGAGCGAGGACCGTGGCGCCGAGGAGTTCGAGATCGGCCTCGAGACCCTCCTGGACCGCATCGAGCAGTCCGTCTCGCACTGA
- a CDS encoding lysylphosphatidylglycerol synthase domain-containing protein codes for MSASLVADRPRSHRGRVAAVGALQVCLTLGLLGLVVARWGLSPFATAAGALPWWAVVAGLGLGAAGVVFQALRWRLVARHHHISLPVGPAVARCWQAAFLNSVLPGGVAGDALRAADDSSDAQAADGRRALASGFAAVAAERLVGTTVVLVAAAVVLVGPVPPAGVACLAGAVVTAAVAWRWLRVLPAGDLAAVVVLSVAGWAAFVGMFVLAVVVVAPDVDVSLAPGLATVSVAAMSVPATVGGWGTREAAAGWIFTVRGLDMGTGVTVSIGYGILALLSTLPGAVVLALRTVPRLREVGRARTRRRGE; via the coding sequence GTGAGCGCCAGCCTCGTCGCCGACCGTCCACGGTCCCACCGCGGGCGCGTCGCGGCCGTCGGGGCGCTCCAGGTCTGCCTCACCCTGGGGCTGCTGGGCCTCGTCGTGGCCCGGTGGGGGCTGAGCCCCTTCGCCACCGCGGCCGGCGCCCTGCCCTGGTGGGCGGTCGTGGCCGGGCTGGGCCTCGGGGCGGCGGGGGTGGTCTTCCAGGCGCTGCGCTGGCGGCTCGTCGCACGGCACCACCACATCTCCCTCCCCGTGGGCCCCGCTGTCGCGCGCTGCTGGCAGGCCGCCTTCCTCAACAGCGTGCTGCCCGGAGGGGTCGCCGGTGACGCGCTGCGTGCGGCGGACGACAGCAGCGACGCCCAGGCGGCAGACGGCCGGCGGGCGCTGGCCAGCGGCTTCGCCGCCGTGGCCGCCGAGCGCCTGGTCGGGACCACGGTGGTCCTCGTCGCCGCGGCGGTGGTCCTCGTGGGCCCCGTCCCGCCGGCCGGGGTGGCGTGCCTGGCCGGTGCCGTGGTCACCGCGGCCGTGGCCTGGCGGTGGCTGCGTGTCCTGCCGGCCGGGGACCTCGCCGCGGTGGTGGTGCTGTCGGTCGCCGGGTGGGCCGCCTTCGTCGGCATGTTCGTCCTGGCCGTGGTCGTCGTGGCGCCCGACGTGGACGTGTCCCTCGCCCCGGGCCTCGCCACGGTCTCCGTCGCGGCGATGTCGGTGCCGGCCACGGTCGGTGGATGGGGGACGCGTGAGGCCGCCGCGGGATGGATCTTCACGGTGCGCGGGCTCGACATGGGCACCGGGGTCACCGTGTCGATCGGCTACGGCATCCTCGCGCTGCTGTCCACGCTCCCGGGGGCGGTCGTCCTCGCCCTCCGCACGGTCCCGCGGCTGCGAGAGGTGGGACGGGCCCGCACCCGGCGCCGCGGGGAGTAG
- a CDS encoding ANTAR domain-containing protein — translation MSDARLARVRRLLAEEPAQEADGEAQAGVLSRQCRALSRAVAARGVAVSVVDAERLGVPLATSGPQVAELEEMQFTLGEGPSLDAHDSRRPALEPDLAGHGRARWPAYSDVMLERGVGAVFAFPMQVGAARLAVQAIYTSDGAPLPAQSLLDALDFAALGVETLLAGPLDGEPGSGVVSVLGNYSEVYQAQGMVMAQLGVSLGDAMARMRAHAYGRNIPLSELAGDIVAQRTTLVADPVEGAPDA, via the coding sequence ATGAGCGACGCACGGTTGGCCCGCGTCCGTCGGCTGCTCGCTGAGGAGCCGGCCCAGGAGGCCGACGGGGAGGCGCAGGCGGGCGTGCTGTCCAGGCAGTGCCGAGCCCTGAGCCGAGCGGTGGCGGCCCGTGGCGTCGCCGTCAGCGTGGTCGACGCCGAGCGGCTGGGCGTCCCCCTGGCCACGTCCGGGCCCCAGGTCGCCGAGCTGGAGGAGATGCAGTTCACCCTCGGCGAGGGACCCTCCTTGGACGCCCACGACTCGCGCCGCCCCGCGCTCGAGCCGGACCTGGCGGGTCACGGCAGAGCGCGCTGGCCCGCCTACTCCGACGTCATGCTCGAGCGCGGGGTGGGGGCTGTCTTCGCCTTCCCGATGCAGGTGGGCGCAGCACGCCTGGCCGTCCAGGCGATCTACACCAGCGACGGGGCACCGCTGCCGGCCCAGTCGTTGCTCGACGCCCTGGACTTCGCCGCGCTCGGCGTGGAGACCCTGCTCGCCGGACCCCTGGACGGGGAGCCCGGCAGCGGTGTGGTGAGCGTCCTCGGGAACTACTCCGAGGTGTACCAGGCCCAGGGCATGGTGATGGCCCAGCTGGGCGTGTCGCTGGGCGACGCCATGGCCAGGATGCGCGCGCACGCCTACGGCCGGAACATCCCCCTGTCCGAGCTGGCCGGCGATATCGTGGCCCAGCGGACCACCCTCGTTGCCGACCCCGTCGAGGGTGCGCCAGATGCCTGA
- a CDS encoding DUF3618 domain-containing protein: MSTTPQDHHTGQDGTPDDPQQIEADIARHRAELGETVDELTDRMDVTKRARRTLESARTRVDAQLEGVTARLQSDDHRDVLSVLAPAVGVVAVVLLLVGVTRRARR, from the coding sequence ATGAGCACCACGCCGCAGGACCACCACACCGGTCAGGACGGGACACCTGACGACCCGCAGCAGATCGAGGCCGACATCGCCCGGCACCGGGCCGAGCTCGGCGAGACCGTCGACGAGCTGACAGACCGGATGGACGTCACGAAGCGGGCCCGGCGCACGCTCGAGTCCGCCCGGACCCGGGTCGACGCGCAGCTGGAGGGGGTGACGGCCCGCCTGCAGAGCGATGACCATCGCGACGTCCTCAGCGTGCTGGCCCCTGCCGTGGGTGTCGTGGCGGTCGTGCTCCTCCTCGTCGGTGTCACGAGGCGGGCCCGCCGGTGA
- a CDS encoding GAF and ANTAR domain-containing protein has translation MNTIPADRLAEAFVEIADTLVDEFDLIEFLQMVTTRTTELTSVSAAGLLLADPRGDLAFMAASDESARLLELFQVQNDEGPCRDCFRTQTPVVNADLDHAQESWPLFAPHAVALGYRSVHAIPLRHHSAVIGALGLFGATSGHLSPSDVRIVQALADVATIGLLQERTIRRGLVLAEQLQGALNSRITIEQAKGTLAQLRGVGVDEAFRLLRTYCRDTGRRLGDVASEVVTDPASHPDLTGAG, from the coding sequence ATGAACACGATCCCCGCCGACCGTCTGGCCGAGGCCTTCGTCGAGATCGCCGACACGCTGGTCGACGAGTTCGACCTCATCGAGTTCCTGCAGATGGTCACCACCCGGACCACCGAGCTCACCAGCGTCTCGGCGGCCGGCCTGCTGCTCGCCGACCCCCGGGGGGACCTGGCCTTCATGGCGGCCTCGGACGAGTCGGCCAGGCTGCTCGAGCTCTTCCAGGTCCAGAACGACGAGGGGCCGTGCCGGGACTGCTTCCGGACGCAGACACCCGTCGTCAATGCCGACCTGGACCACGCGCAGGAGTCCTGGCCGCTCTTCGCACCTCACGCGGTGGCCCTCGGGTACCGCTCGGTCCACGCCATCCCGCTGCGCCACCACTCCGCGGTGATCGGGGCGCTCGGCCTCTTCGGGGCCACCAGCGGCCACCTCTCCCCCAGCGACGTGCGCATCGTGCAGGCCCTCGCGGATGTCGCCACCATCGGCCTGCTCCAGGAGCGCACGATCCGGCGCGGGCTGGTGCTGGCCGAGCAGCTGCAGGGCGCCCTCAACAGCCGGATCACCATCGAGCAGGCCAAGGGGACCCTGGCCCAGCTGCGGGGGGTCGGCGTCGACGAGGCCTTCCGGCTGCTGCGGACCTACTGCCGCGACACCGGTCGGCGCCTGGGCGACGTGGCGTCGGAAGTGGTCACCGACCCCGCATCCCACCCTGACCTGACGGGTGCCGGATAG
- the glgX gene encoding glycogen debranching protein GlgX yields MDLWPGSAYPLGATFDGRGTNFALFSEHATAVDLCLVNDRSIETTVPLTEVDAHVWHGYVPNCQPGQRYGFRVHGPYEPSEGHRFNPHKLLLDPYAKAIAGQIRGHQGLFAYDFGDPTSYNTDDSAPHTMTSVVVNPFFDWGHDRPPQHAYHDSVIYEAHVKGLTMNHPEVPPEIRGTYAGVAHPAVVDHLTALGVTAVELLPVHQFVDDPHLQDQGLSNYWGYNTIGFLAPHNGYSAYGHRGQQVTEFKSMVKTLHEAGIEVILDVVYNHTAEGNHLGPTLSFRGIDNASYYRLVDYDKAHYYDTTGTGNSLLMRSPHVLQLIMDSLRYWVTEMHVDGFRFDLAATLARQFHEVDKLSAFFDIVQQDPVISQVKLIAEPWDLGDGGYQVGNFPPLWTEWNGKYRDTVRDYWRGAPATMGEFASRITGSSDLYEHSGRRPYASINFVVAHDGFTLADLVSYNEKHNEANGEGGADGEAHNRSWNCGVEGPTDDPQVRALRLRQQKNFLATLMLSQGVPMLAHGDEMGRTQQGNNNVYAQDNELAWMDWDLDPDQADLLDFTSRLIALRKEHPAFRRRRFYLGDAEHGGQSDLGDIHWYSPTGEVMTEERWHSREQAVMVFLNGEAISERDDRGREVTDDHFLLLFNGHHEAVDFTVPDGVNTPTWQVVVDTSGDELDDDVPWETGGTHEVPSRAVVVLQATPRPELSAE; encoded by the coding sequence ATGGACCTCTGGCCCGGCTCGGCATACCCCCTGGGCGCGACCTTCGACGGACGCGGCACCAACTTCGCCCTCTTCTCCGAGCACGCCACCGCGGTGGACCTGTGCCTCGTCAACGACCGCTCGATCGAGACCACGGTGCCCCTCACCGAGGTCGACGCGCACGTCTGGCACGGGTACGTGCCGAACTGCCAGCCGGGTCAGCGCTACGGCTTCCGGGTGCACGGACCCTACGAGCCCTCCGAGGGCCACCGGTTCAACCCGCACAAGCTGCTGCTGGACCCCTACGCCAAGGCCATCGCGGGTCAGATCCGCGGCCACCAGGGCCTGTTCGCCTACGACTTCGGCGACCCGACCTCCTACAACACCGACGACTCGGCGCCGCACACCATGACCTCGGTCGTGGTCAACCCGTTCTTCGACTGGGGCCACGACCGACCGCCGCAGCACGCCTACCACGACAGCGTCATCTACGAGGCGCACGTCAAGGGCCTGACGATGAACCACCCGGAGGTGCCGCCGGAGATCCGCGGCACCTATGCCGGTGTCGCGCACCCGGCCGTCGTGGACCACCTCACCGCCCTGGGCGTCACCGCCGTGGAGCTGCTGCCCGTGCACCAGTTCGTCGACGACCCGCACCTGCAGGACCAGGGGCTGTCGAACTACTGGGGCTACAACACCATCGGCTTCCTCGCCCCGCACAACGGCTACTCCGCCTACGGGCACCGCGGCCAGCAGGTCACCGAGTTCAAGTCGATGGTCAAGACGCTGCACGAGGCGGGCATCGAGGTCATCCTCGACGTCGTCTACAACCACACGGCGGAGGGCAACCACCTCGGCCCGACGCTGTCCTTCCGGGGGATCGACAACGCCAGCTACTACCGCCTCGTCGACTACGACAAGGCCCACTACTACGACACGACGGGCACCGGCAACAGCCTGCTCATGCGCTCCCCGCACGTGCTGCAGCTCATCATGGACAGCCTGCGCTACTGGGTCACCGAGATGCACGTCGACGGGTTCCGCTTCGACCTCGCGGCGACCCTGGCCCGGCAGTTCCACGAGGTCGACAAGCTCTCCGCCTTCTTCGACATCGTCCAGCAGGACCCGGTGATCTCCCAGGTCAAGCTCATCGCCGAGCCGTGGGACCTGGGCGACGGGGGCTACCAGGTCGGCAACTTCCCGCCGCTGTGGACCGAGTGGAACGGCAAGTACCGCGACACCGTCCGCGACTACTGGCGCGGGGCGCCCGCGACCATGGGCGAGTTCGCCTCCCGCATCACCGGCTCCAGCGACCTCTACGAGCACAGCGGGCGGCGCCCGTACGCCTCGATCAACTTCGTCGTCGCCCACGACGGCTTCACCCTCGCCGACCTCGTGTCCTACAACGAGAAGCACAACGAGGCCAACGGCGAGGGCGGTGCCGACGGCGAGGCGCACAACCGGTCGTGGAACTGCGGCGTCGAGGGCCCGACCGACGACCCGCAGGTGCGTGCGCTCCGGCTGCGCCAGCAGAAGAACTTCCTGGCCACGCTCATGCTGAGCCAGGGCGTGCCGATGCTGGCCCACGGGGACGAGATGGGTCGCACCCAGCAGGGCAACAACAACGTCTACGCCCAGGACAACGAGCTGGCCTGGATGGACTGGGACCTCGACCCCGACCAGGCCGACCTGCTCGACTTCACCTCCCGGCTCATCGCGCTGCGCAAGGAGCACCCGGCGTTCCGCCGGCGCCGCTTCTACCTCGGGGACGCCGAGCACGGCGGCCAGAGCGACCTCGGTGACATTCACTGGTACTCCCCCACCGGCGAGGTGATGACCGAGGAGCGCTGGCACAGCCGCGAGCAGGCGGTCATGGTCTTCCTCAACGGCGAGGCCATCAGCGAGCGGGACGACCGCGGCCGCGAGGTGACCGACGACCACTTCCTGCTGCTCTTCAACGGCCACCACGAGGCCGTCGACTTCACCGTGCCGGACGGGGTCAACACCCCCACCTGGCAGGTCGTCGTGGACACCAGCGGGGACGAGCTGGACGACGACGTGCCGTGGGAGACCGGTGGGACGCACGAGGTCCCGTCACGGGCCGTCGTCGTGCTCCAGGCCACCCCCCGGCCCGAGCTCTCGGCCGAGTAG
- a CDS encoding phage holin family protein, protein MAERSTPDTEHASTGQLIARMSEQTSTLIRDEMRLAQAELSAKARTAGVGIGMFGVGGLLAFFGVASLVTTAILALALALPAWASAGVVTLVLLAAAAVVSLLGKKRVEQATPVAPGRTIDTIKQDIAEVKGAAHT, encoded by the coding sequence GTGGCTGAGCGGTCCACCCCGGACACCGAGCACGCGAGCACGGGCCAGCTCATCGCCCGGATGAGCGAGCAGACGAGCACGCTCATCCGCGACGAGATGCGCCTGGCGCAGGCAGAGCTGAGCGCGAAGGCCAGGACCGCGGGCGTGGGGATCGGCATGTTCGGCGTCGGCGGACTGCTCGCCTTCTTCGGCGTCGCCAGCCTGGTCACGACCGCGATCCTGGCTCTCGCCCTGGCGCTGCCTGCGTGGGCGTCCGCGGGTGTCGTGACCCTGGTGCTGCTCGCCGCGGCAGCCGTCGTGTCGCTGCTGGGCAAGAAGCGGGTGGAGCAGGCCACCCCGGTCGCACCCGGACGCACCATCGACACCATCAAGCAGGACATCGCCGAGGTCAAGGGAGCAGCCCACACATGA
- a CDS encoding 6-pyruvoyl trahydropterin synthase family protein, with translation MFGLTVTDHVMVAHSLPDPFFGPAQGLHGATLVVEATWRRRELDEHGVVVDIGEAGGHLGAVLDPLRYQNLDEHPDFAGRLSTTEAVAAHVAHALAERADPEIDGIGVVVREHPRAWVTYDLDLRG, from the coding sequence ATGTTCGGACTCACCGTCACCGACCACGTCATGGTGGCCCACAGCCTGCCCGACCCGTTCTTCGGGCCGGCGCAGGGCCTGCACGGCGCCACCCTGGTCGTCGAGGCCACCTGGCGCCGCCGCGAGCTGGACGAGCACGGGGTGGTGGTGGACATCGGCGAGGCGGGCGGTCACCTCGGCGCGGTGCTCGACCCCCTGCGCTACCAGAACCTCGACGAGCACCCCGACTTCGCCGGGCGGCTCAGCACGACCGAGGCCGTCGCGGCCCACGTCGCGCACGCGCTGGCCGAGCGTGCCGACCCCGAGATCGACGGCATCGGCGTCGTGGTGCGCGAGCACCCCCGGGCCTGGGTGACGTATGACCTCGACCTCCGCGGCTGA
- a CDS encoding glycosyltransferase family 4 protein, producing the protein MTSTSAADQGPSRALLVPGDLAGPSGGNHYNDRVVHELAARGLAVTVERLPGAWPRPADEDRSALRAALRRHTDVVVDGIIGSAAPEELAWARGHGVRVAVLVHLPLTAEGGTSSPERQRLEAAETAALQAADTVVATSGWARDDLLLRYDLPEVHSAPPGADVAPPAVGSTPPHLLFLGSITPRKNPLLLLDALSTVLDRSWTASLVGPAGPDEGYAEAVRTRTDALDGRVRVLGPRSGEDLEVLWRATDLLVLPSSAETYGMVVTEALAHGVPALVTARTGAVEALDGSGERDGLPRPGATVDGTDPHAWSAALARWLDDGDRRSAWQRAALAHRDRLRGWATTATDVTQALGW; encoded by the coding sequence ATGACCTCGACCTCCGCGGCTGACCAGGGTCCGTCGCGCGCGCTGCTCGTGCCCGGCGACCTCGCCGGGCCCAGCGGGGGCAACCACTACAACGACCGGGTCGTCCACGAGCTCGCCGCCCGAGGGCTCGCGGTGACCGTCGAGCGCCTCCCCGGGGCGTGGCCGCGGCCGGCCGACGAGGACCGGTCGGCACTGCGCGCGGCGCTGCGACGTCATACCGACGTGGTCGTCGACGGCATCATCGGGTCGGCCGCGCCCGAGGAGCTCGCGTGGGCCCGGGGCCACGGCGTGCGGGTCGCGGTGCTGGTCCACCTGCCGCTGACCGCCGAGGGCGGCACCAGCTCCCCGGAGCGTCAGCGGCTGGAAGCGGCGGAGACCGCCGCGCTGCAGGCCGCCGACACGGTGGTGGCGACCAGCGGCTGGGCCCGGGACGACCTGCTCCTGCGCTACGACCTGCCCGAGGTGCACTCCGCACCCCCCGGCGCGGACGTGGCGCCGCCCGCGGTCGGCAGCACTCCCCCGCACCTGCTCTTCCTGGGCTCGATCACCCCGCGCAAGAACCCGCTGCTGCTCCTCGACGCGCTCAGCACGGTCCTGGACCGGTCCTGGACCGCCTCGCTCGTCGGGCCGGCCGGGCCGGACGAGGGATACGCCGAGGCGGTGCGCACCCGGACGGACGCCCTCGACGGACGCGTCCGGGTGCTGGGGCCACGCAGCGGGGAGGACCTCGAGGTGCTCTGGCGGGCCACCGACCTCCTCGTCCTGCCCTCCTCCGCCGAGACCTACGGGATGGTGGTGACCGAGGCGCTCGCGCACGGCGTCCCCGCGCTCGTCACGGCCCGGACGGGGGCCGTCGAGGCGCTGGACGGATCCGGCGAGCGGGACGGTCTGCCGCGACCGGGCGCCACCGTCGACGGGACCGACCCGCACGCCTGGTCCGCGGCCCTGGCCCGGTGGCTGGACGACGGCGACCGCAGGAGCGCGTGGCAGCGGGCCGCCCTGGCCCACCGGGATAGACTCCGCGGGTGGGCCACGACCGCGACGGACGTCACTCAGGCGCTGGGGTGGTAG